The Primulina huaijiensis isolate GDHJ02 chromosome 17, ASM1229523v2, whole genome shotgun sequence genome window below encodes:
- the LOC140963071 gene encoding probable glutamate carboxypeptidase AMP1 isoform X3 has product MLIEGRTSCSFLFAFALILLTLYTTLYHQLRRLPSAATAPLSDWNTLHYRDAFTSASSNETVAAYLRDLTLHPHLAGTPLSLSTALYVYTHFQSLGLTTHFVNFSSLLSYPKHASLTAHFVDGTILSVSLEEPSVPQNGAVRPYHAYSPSGSAYGEAVFLNYGREQDYSELALLGVEVKDCVGILRRGGEMSRYEAVENAAAHGLAAVLMYTEGGDDRYREGVERGTVMNGLGDPLSPGWAGVEGGEKLGLKDPKVMEKFPGIPSLPVSEAAAESILISLEEAKVPYEWRKIFKSGGSTSTKVGPGPIMLNLTYEGEQKTTNIHNVFAVIRGTEEPDRFVLLGNHRDAWTYGAVDPNSGTAALLDIARRYALLMHSGWNPRRTIVLCSWDAEEFGMVGSTEWVEQNYANLGSKAVAYFNVDCAVQGSGLFVSATPQLDDLLVDVMKKIKDPDSENAFLYEQWMAANKGINIQRLSRVDSDFAPFLQHVGIPSVDLYFGSDFPVYHTAFDSYSWMANFGDPSFQRHVAVAGVWGLVTLHLADDLILPFNYVSYAAELLEYENVLNNLLEGNVSSQPIAAAIEEFAHAAADSEGEAKKLRGDQSLDDFSILRRRILNDRLMLAERGFTDSEGLTGRQWFKHLVRTHFKC; this is encoded by the exons ATGCTAATCGAAGGGAGAACCTCATGCTCTTTCCTCTTCGCCTTTGCACTCATCTTGCTCACCCTCTACACCACCTTATACCACCAGCTCCGCCGCCTTCCCTCTGCCGCAACTGCCCCTTTGAGTGACTGGAACACTCTCCACTACCGGGACGCATTTACTTCTGCCTCCAGCAATGAAACCGTCGCCGCCTACCTCCGAGACCTCACCCTCCACCCCCACCTCGCAGGGACTCCTTTGTCCCTCTCCACCGCTCTTTACGTCTACACCCACTTCCAATCCCTTGGCCTCACCACTCATTTCGTTAACTTCTCCTCCCTCCTGTCATATCCTAAGCACGCGTCCCTCACGGCTCACTTTGTCGATGGAACCATTCTGTCTGTCTCTCTGGAAGAGCCTAGTGTCCCGCAAAATGGAGCTGTGAGGCCGTACCACGCCTACTCCCCCTCCGGTTCAGCTTATGGTGAGGCTGTTTTCCTCAACTACGGCCGGGAGCAGGACTACAGCGAGCTAGCTTTGCTCGGGGTGGAGGTTAAGGACTGCGTGGGGATTTTACGCCGGGGTGGAGAGATGTCGAGGTATGAGGCTGTGGAGAATGCGGCGGCGCACGGGTTGGCAGCGGTGCTGATGTACACCGAGGGTGGTGATGATAGGTATAGAGAAGGGGTGGAGAGGGGGACTGTTATGAATGGGTTGGGGGACCCACTTAGCCCCGGGTGGGCCGGAGTTGAAGGTGGTGAGAAACTGGGCTTAAAGGATCCGAAGGTGATGGAGAAATTTCCGGGAATCCCTTCACTACCAGTGTCGGAGGCTGCGGCGGAGAGTATACTAATATCATTGGAGGAGGCTAAAGTGCCGTATGAGTGGAGGAAGATTTTCAAGAGTGGCGGTAGCACAAGTACGAAGGTGGGACCCGGCCCGATTATGCTCAATTTGACGTATGAG GGTGAACAAAAGACGACAAACATCCATAATGTTTTTGCAGTAATAAGGGGTACAGAAGAGCCAGATCGTTTTGTGCTTCTAGGAAACCATAGAGATGCATGGACATATGGTGCTGTCGACCCAAATAGTGGAACAGCTGCTCTACTTGACATTGCCCGTCGATATGCTCTTCTTATGCATTCAGGTTGGAATCCTAGGAGAACGATCGTTCTTTGCAGCTGGGATGCAGAAGAGTTTGGAATG GTAGGATCAACTGAGTGGGTTGAACAAAACTATGCAAATCTTGGTTCAAAAGCAGTGGCTTATTTTAATGTGGACTGTGCGGTTCAAGGGTCTGGTTTATTTGTTAGTGCAACTCCTCAGCTAGATGATCTTCTTGTTGATGTTATGAAGAAG ATTAAGGATCCTGACTCAGAGAATGCATTTTTATATGAACAATGGATGGCTGCCAACAAAGGCATCAAT ATTCAGAGACTGAGCAgagttgattcagattttgcTCCATTTTTGCAGCACGTGGGGATTCCTTCAGTTGATTTATACTTCGGAAGTG ATTTTCCTGTCTATCACACAGCTTTTGACTCCTATAGTTGGATGGCGAACTTTGGGGATCCCTCATTTCAACGGCACGTAGCAG TGGCAGGAGTGTGGGGCCTAGTGACGCTTCATCTAGCCGATGATCTAATTTTGCCTTTTAACTATGTTTCATATGCTGCTGAATTACTG GAGTACGAAAATGTCTTAAACAACTTGTTAGAGGGAAACGTATCATCACAACCCATAGCCGCTGCCATCGAAGAATTTGCTCACGCTGCTGCGGACTCTGAGGGGGAAGCCAAG AAACTTAGAGGGGATCAGAGCCTGGATGACTTTTCTATACTGCGGAGGCGCATATTGAATGATCGACTGATGCTTGCTGAAAGAGGATTTACAGACTCAGAAGGGCTCACCGGACGGCAATGGTTCAAGCATCTTGTGAGAACACACTTCAAATGCTGA
- the LOC140963071 gene encoding probable glutamate carboxypeptidase AMP1 isoform X4 — MLIEGRTSCSFLFAFALILLTLYTTLYHQLRRLPSAATAPLSDWNTLHYRDAFTSASSNETVAAYLRDLTLHPHLAGTPLSLSTALYVYTHFQSLGLTTHFVNFSSLLSYPKHASLTAHFVDGTILSVSLEEPSVPQNGAVRPYHAYSPSGSAYGEAVFLNYGREQDYSELALLGVEVKDCVGILRRGGEMSRYEAVENAAAHGLAAVLMYTEGGDDRYREGVERGTVMNGLGDPLSPGWAGVEGGEKLGLKDPKVMEKFPGIPSLPVSEAAAESILISLEEAKVPYEWRKIFKSGGSTSTKVGPGPIMLNLTYEGEQKTTNIHNVFAVIRGTEEPDRFVLLGNHRDAWTYGAVDPNSGTAALLDIARRYALLMHSGWNPRRTIVLCSWDAEEFGMVGSTEWVEQNYANLGSKAVAYFNVDCAVQGSGLFVSATPQLDDLLVDVMKKIKDPDSENAFLYEQWMAANKGINIQRLSRVDSDFAPFLQHVGIPSVDLYFGSDFPVYHTAFDSYSWMANFGDPSFQRHVAGVRKCLKQLVRGKRIITTHSRCHRRICSRCCGL, encoded by the exons ATGCTAATCGAAGGGAGAACCTCATGCTCTTTCCTCTTCGCCTTTGCACTCATCTTGCTCACCCTCTACACCACCTTATACCACCAGCTCCGCCGCCTTCCCTCTGCCGCAACTGCCCCTTTGAGTGACTGGAACACTCTCCACTACCGGGACGCATTTACTTCTGCCTCCAGCAATGAAACCGTCGCCGCCTACCTCCGAGACCTCACCCTCCACCCCCACCTCGCAGGGACTCCTTTGTCCCTCTCCACCGCTCTTTACGTCTACACCCACTTCCAATCCCTTGGCCTCACCACTCATTTCGTTAACTTCTCCTCCCTCCTGTCATATCCTAAGCACGCGTCCCTCACGGCTCACTTTGTCGATGGAACCATTCTGTCTGTCTCTCTGGAAGAGCCTAGTGTCCCGCAAAATGGAGCTGTGAGGCCGTACCACGCCTACTCCCCCTCCGGTTCAGCTTATGGTGAGGCTGTTTTCCTCAACTACGGCCGGGAGCAGGACTACAGCGAGCTAGCTTTGCTCGGGGTGGAGGTTAAGGACTGCGTGGGGATTTTACGCCGGGGTGGAGAGATGTCGAGGTATGAGGCTGTGGAGAATGCGGCGGCGCACGGGTTGGCAGCGGTGCTGATGTACACCGAGGGTGGTGATGATAGGTATAGAGAAGGGGTGGAGAGGGGGACTGTTATGAATGGGTTGGGGGACCCACTTAGCCCCGGGTGGGCCGGAGTTGAAGGTGGTGAGAAACTGGGCTTAAAGGATCCGAAGGTGATGGAGAAATTTCCGGGAATCCCTTCACTACCAGTGTCGGAGGCTGCGGCGGAGAGTATACTAATATCATTGGAGGAGGCTAAAGTGCCGTATGAGTGGAGGAAGATTTTCAAGAGTGGCGGTAGCACAAGTACGAAGGTGGGACCCGGCCCGATTATGCTCAATTTGACGTATGAG GGTGAACAAAAGACGACAAACATCCATAATGTTTTTGCAGTAATAAGGGGTACAGAAGAGCCAGATCGTTTTGTGCTTCTAGGAAACCATAGAGATGCATGGACATATGGTGCTGTCGACCCAAATAGTGGAACAGCTGCTCTACTTGACATTGCCCGTCGATATGCTCTTCTTATGCATTCAGGTTGGAATCCTAGGAGAACGATCGTTCTTTGCAGCTGGGATGCAGAAGAGTTTGGAATG GTAGGATCAACTGAGTGGGTTGAACAAAACTATGCAAATCTTGGTTCAAAAGCAGTGGCTTATTTTAATGTGGACTGTGCGGTTCAAGGGTCTGGTTTATTTGTTAGTGCAACTCCTCAGCTAGATGATCTTCTTGTTGATGTTATGAAGAAG ATTAAGGATCCTGACTCAGAGAATGCATTTTTATATGAACAATGGATGGCTGCCAACAAAGGCATCAAT ATTCAGAGACTGAGCAgagttgattcagattttgcTCCATTTTTGCAGCACGTGGGGATTCCTTCAGTTGATTTATACTTCGGAAGTG ATTTTCCTGTCTATCACACAGCTTTTGACTCCTATAGTTGGATGGCGAACTTTGGGGATCCCTCATTTCAACGGCACGTAGCAG GAGTACGAAAATGTCTTAAACAACTTGTTAGAGGGAAACGTATCATCACAACCCATAGCCGCTGCCATCGAAGAATTTGCTCACGCTGCTGCGGACTCTGA
- the LOC140962568 gene encoding protein FAR1-RELATED SEQUENCE 1-like, protein MSSLYEFVLNYTKIQKNWRSKEKTEDTRCRHGKPPQILKNHPLLIHAADVYTISIYQLFEIELVNSLNCQSLEPAAFFGNDWNWIQIKVKSHDENSMVRHVVFNKQSREIKCSCRKFETMGILCKHVLMVFNCMDVTVIPKCYILRRWMKNIKSRVSIDLQESGSGGDGGAHVSQMEFVNQIMRSVYDLSQLSKPYECARKTLYALVDTAKDEISNLVQNLSINEQYDDDPSEDQIGEVCIRNPLTAKAKEITNANITRHRDHTSKKRKGKRKGKYEISSKYLYTIHFIHLHDHIIHFIY, encoded by the coding sequence ATGAGTTCTTTGTATGAATTTGTGCTTAATTatacaaagattcaaaaaaATTGGCGGTCGAAAGAGAAGACAGAGGATACTCGTTGTCGTCACGGTAAGCCTCCACAGATTTTGAAAAACCATCCTTTGTTGATTCATGCTGCTGATGTTTATACAATTTCTATTTATCAgttatttgaaattgaattggTGAATTCTTTGAATTGTCAATCTCTTGAACCAGCAGCCTTTTTTGGCAATGATTGGAATTGGATTCAGATCAAAGTAAAATCTCATGATGAAAACTCAATGGTTAGGCATGTGGTGTTCAATAAGCAAAGTCGTGAAATAAAGTGCAGTTGTCGTAAGTTTGAGACAATGGGGATTTTGTGTAAACATGTTTTGATGGTGTTTAATTGCATGGATGTCACTGTTATACCCAAGTGCTATATTTTGAGGAGATGGATGAAGAATATAAAAAGTCGAGTTAGCATCGATTTGCAAGAAAGTGGCAGTGGTGGTGATGGTGGTGCTCATGTATCTCAGATGGAATTTGTCAACCAAATAATGAGATCGGTATATGATCTAAGTCAATTGAGCAAACCCTATGAGTGTGCGAGAAAAACATTATATGCATTGGTTGACACCGCAAAAGATGAAATCTCCAACCTTGTGCAGAATTTGAGTATAAACGAGCAGTATGATGATGATCCGAGTGAAGATCAAATAGGCGAAGTATGCATTCGTAATCCTCTTACTGCAAAAGCAAAAGAGATTacaaatgcaaatattacacGACACAGGGATCATACGAGcaaaaaaagaaaaggtaaAAGGAAAGGAAAATATGAAATCTCAAGTAAGTATTTGTATACAATTCATTTTATTCATCTACATGATCATATTATACACTTTATCTACTAG
- the LOC140963071 gene encoding probable glutamate carboxypeptidase AMP1 isoform X2, with protein MLIEGRTSCSFLFAFALILLTLYTTLYHQLRRLPSAATAPLSDWNTLHYRDAFTSASSNETVAAYLRDLTLHPHLAGTPLSLSTALYVYTHFQSLGLTTHFVNFSSLLSYPKHASLTAHFVDGTILSVSLEEPSVPQNGAVRPYHAYSPSGSAYGEAVFLNYGREQDYSELALLGVEVKDCVGILRRGGEMSRYEAVENAAAHGLAAVLMYTEGGDDRYREGVERGTVMNGLGDPLSPGWAGVEGGEKLGLKDPKVMEKFPGIPSLPVSEAAAESILISLEEAKVPYEWRKIFKSGGSTSTKVGPGPIMLNLTYEGEQKTTNIHNVFAVIRGTEEPDRFVLLGNHRDAWTYGAVDPNSGTAALLDIARRYALLMHSGWNPRRTIVLCSWDAEEFGMVGSTEWVEQNYANLGSKAVAYFNVDCAVQGSGLFVSATPQLDDLLVDVMKKIKDPDSENAFLYEQWMAANKGINRLSRVDSDFAPFLQHVGIPSVDLYFGSDFPVYHTAFDSYSWMANFGDPSFQRHVAVAGVWGLVTLHLADDLILPFNYVSYAAELLEYENVLNNLLEGNVSSQPIAAAIEEFAHAAADSEGEAKKLRGDQSLDDFSILRRRILNDRLMLAERGFTDSEGLTGRQWFKHLVYGPRGDPESKISFFPGIADAISPRTKEEKREALLRHEIWRVARAIQRAAYTLRGELT; from the exons ATGCTAATCGAAGGGAGAACCTCATGCTCTTTCCTCTTCGCCTTTGCACTCATCTTGCTCACCCTCTACACCACCTTATACCACCAGCTCCGCCGCCTTCCCTCTGCCGCAACTGCCCCTTTGAGTGACTGGAACACTCTCCACTACCGGGACGCATTTACTTCTGCCTCCAGCAATGAAACCGTCGCCGCCTACCTCCGAGACCTCACCCTCCACCCCCACCTCGCAGGGACTCCTTTGTCCCTCTCCACCGCTCTTTACGTCTACACCCACTTCCAATCCCTTGGCCTCACCACTCATTTCGTTAACTTCTCCTCCCTCCTGTCATATCCTAAGCACGCGTCCCTCACGGCTCACTTTGTCGATGGAACCATTCTGTCTGTCTCTCTGGAAGAGCCTAGTGTCCCGCAAAATGGAGCTGTGAGGCCGTACCACGCCTACTCCCCCTCCGGTTCAGCTTATGGTGAGGCTGTTTTCCTCAACTACGGCCGGGAGCAGGACTACAGCGAGCTAGCTTTGCTCGGGGTGGAGGTTAAGGACTGCGTGGGGATTTTACGCCGGGGTGGAGAGATGTCGAGGTATGAGGCTGTGGAGAATGCGGCGGCGCACGGGTTGGCAGCGGTGCTGATGTACACCGAGGGTGGTGATGATAGGTATAGAGAAGGGGTGGAGAGGGGGACTGTTATGAATGGGTTGGGGGACCCACTTAGCCCCGGGTGGGCCGGAGTTGAAGGTGGTGAGAAACTGGGCTTAAAGGATCCGAAGGTGATGGAGAAATTTCCGGGAATCCCTTCACTACCAGTGTCGGAGGCTGCGGCGGAGAGTATACTAATATCATTGGAGGAGGCTAAAGTGCCGTATGAGTGGAGGAAGATTTTCAAGAGTGGCGGTAGCACAAGTACGAAGGTGGGACCCGGCCCGATTATGCTCAATTTGACGTATGAG GGTGAACAAAAGACGACAAACATCCATAATGTTTTTGCAGTAATAAGGGGTACAGAAGAGCCAGATCGTTTTGTGCTTCTAGGAAACCATAGAGATGCATGGACATATGGTGCTGTCGACCCAAATAGTGGAACAGCTGCTCTACTTGACATTGCCCGTCGATATGCTCTTCTTATGCATTCAGGTTGGAATCCTAGGAGAACGATCGTTCTTTGCAGCTGGGATGCAGAAGAGTTTGGAATG GTAGGATCAACTGAGTGGGTTGAACAAAACTATGCAAATCTTGGTTCAAAAGCAGTGGCTTATTTTAATGTGGACTGTGCGGTTCAAGGGTCTGGTTTATTTGTTAGTGCAACTCCTCAGCTAGATGATCTTCTTGTTGATGTTATGAAGAAG ATTAAGGATCCTGACTCAGAGAATGCATTTTTATATGAACAATGGATGGCTGCCAACAAAGGCATCAAT AGACTGAGCAgagttgattcagattttgcTCCATTTTTGCAGCACGTGGGGATTCCTTCAGTTGATTTATACTTCGGAAGTG ATTTTCCTGTCTATCACACAGCTTTTGACTCCTATAGTTGGATGGCGAACTTTGGGGATCCCTCATTTCAACGGCACGTAGCAG TGGCAGGAGTGTGGGGCCTAGTGACGCTTCATCTAGCCGATGATCTAATTTTGCCTTTTAACTATGTTTCATATGCTGCTGAATTACTG GAGTACGAAAATGTCTTAAACAACTTGTTAGAGGGAAACGTATCATCACAACCCATAGCCGCTGCCATCGAAGAATTTGCTCACGCTGCTGCGGACTCTGAGGGGGAAGCCAAG AAACTTAGAGGGGATCAGAGCCTGGATGACTTTTCTATACTGCGGAGGCGCATATTGAATGATCGACTGATGCTTGCTGAAAGAGGATTTACAGACTCAGAAGGGCTCACCGGACGGCAATGGTTCAAGCATCTT GTTTATGGACCTCGTGGTGATCCCGAAAGCAAGATTTCGTTCTTTCCGGGAATAGCAGATGCAATATCTCCGAGAACGAAGGAAGAAAAGAGGGAGGCATTACTTAGGCATGAGATATGGAGAGTTGCAAGGGCCATTCAAAGAGCTGCGTATACTTTGAGAGGTGAATTaacttaa
- the LOC140963071 gene encoding probable glutamate carboxypeptidase AMP1 isoform X1 — protein MLIEGRTSCSFLFAFALILLTLYTTLYHQLRRLPSAATAPLSDWNTLHYRDAFTSASSNETVAAYLRDLTLHPHLAGTPLSLSTALYVYTHFQSLGLTTHFVNFSSLLSYPKHASLTAHFVDGTILSVSLEEPSVPQNGAVRPYHAYSPSGSAYGEAVFLNYGREQDYSELALLGVEVKDCVGILRRGGEMSRYEAVENAAAHGLAAVLMYTEGGDDRYREGVERGTVMNGLGDPLSPGWAGVEGGEKLGLKDPKVMEKFPGIPSLPVSEAAAESILISLEEAKVPYEWRKIFKSGGSTSTKVGPGPIMLNLTYEGEQKTTNIHNVFAVIRGTEEPDRFVLLGNHRDAWTYGAVDPNSGTAALLDIARRYALLMHSGWNPRRTIVLCSWDAEEFGMVGSTEWVEQNYANLGSKAVAYFNVDCAVQGSGLFVSATPQLDDLLVDVMKKIKDPDSENAFLYEQWMAANKGINIQRLSRVDSDFAPFLQHVGIPSVDLYFGSDFPVYHTAFDSYSWMANFGDPSFQRHVAVAGVWGLVTLHLADDLILPFNYVSYAAELLEYENVLNNLLEGNVSSQPIAAAIEEFAHAAADSEGEAKKLRGDQSLDDFSILRRRILNDRLMLAERGFTDSEGLTGRQWFKHLVYGPRGDPESKISFFPGIADAISPRTKEEKREALLRHEIWRVARAIQRAAYTLRGELT, from the exons ATGCTAATCGAAGGGAGAACCTCATGCTCTTTCCTCTTCGCCTTTGCACTCATCTTGCTCACCCTCTACACCACCTTATACCACCAGCTCCGCCGCCTTCCCTCTGCCGCAACTGCCCCTTTGAGTGACTGGAACACTCTCCACTACCGGGACGCATTTACTTCTGCCTCCAGCAATGAAACCGTCGCCGCCTACCTCCGAGACCTCACCCTCCACCCCCACCTCGCAGGGACTCCTTTGTCCCTCTCCACCGCTCTTTACGTCTACACCCACTTCCAATCCCTTGGCCTCACCACTCATTTCGTTAACTTCTCCTCCCTCCTGTCATATCCTAAGCACGCGTCCCTCACGGCTCACTTTGTCGATGGAACCATTCTGTCTGTCTCTCTGGAAGAGCCTAGTGTCCCGCAAAATGGAGCTGTGAGGCCGTACCACGCCTACTCCCCCTCCGGTTCAGCTTATGGTGAGGCTGTTTTCCTCAACTACGGCCGGGAGCAGGACTACAGCGAGCTAGCTTTGCTCGGGGTGGAGGTTAAGGACTGCGTGGGGATTTTACGCCGGGGTGGAGAGATGTCGAGGTATGAGGCTGTGGAGAATGCGGCGGCGCACGGGTTGGCAGCGGTGCTGATGTACACCGAGGGTGGTGATGATAGGTATAGAGAAGGGGTGGAGAGGGGGACTGTTATGAATGGGTTGGGGGACCCACTTAGCCCCGGGTGGGCCGGAGTTGAAGGTGGTGAGAAACTGGGCTTAAAGGATCCGAAGGTGATGGAGAAATTTCCGGGAATCCCTTCACTACCAGTGTCGGAGGCTGCGGCGGAGAGTATACTAATATCATTGGAGGAGGCTAAAGTGCCGTATGAGTGGAGGAAGATTTTCAAGAGTGGCGGTAGCACAAGTACGAAGGTGGGACCCGGCCCGATTATGCTCAATTTGACGTATGAG GGTGAACAAAAGACGACAAACATCCATAATGTTTTTGCAGTAATAAGGGGTACAGAAGAGCCAGATCGTTTTGTGCTTCTAGGAAACCATAGAGATGCATGGACATATGGTGCTGTCGACCCAAATAGTGGAACAGCTGCTCTACTTGACATTGCCCGTCGATATGCTCTTCTTATGCATTCAGGTTGGAATCCTAGGAGAACGATCGTTCTTTGCAGCTGGGATGCAGAAGAGTTTGGAATG GTAGGATCAACTGAGTGGGTTGAACAAAACTATGCAAATCTTGGTTCAAAAGCAGTGGCTTATTTTAATGTGGACTGTGCGGTTCAAGGGTCTGGTTTATTTGTTAGTGCAACTCCTCAGCTAGATGATCTTCTTGTTGATGTTATGAAGAAG ATTAAGGATCCTGACTCAGAGAATGCATTTTTATATGAACAATGGATGGCTGCCAACAAAGGCATCAAT ATTCAGAGACTGAGCAgagttgattcagattttgcTCCATTTTTGCAGCACGTGGGGATTCCTTCAGTTGATTTATACTTCGGAAGTG ATTTTCCTGTCTATCACACAGCTTTTGACTCCTATAGTTGGATGGCGAACTTTGGGGATCCCTCATTTCAACGGCACGTAGCAG TGGCAGGAGTGTGGGGCCTAGTGACGCTTCATCTAGCCGATGATCTAATTTTGCCTTTTAACTATGTTTCATATGCTGCTGAATTACTG GAGTACGAAAATGTCTTAAACAACTTGTTAGAGGGAAACGTATCATCACAACCCATAGCCGCTGCCATCGAAGAATTTGCTCACGCTGCTGCGGACTCTGAGGGGGAAGCCAAG AAACTTAGAGGGGATCAGAGCCTGGATGACTTTTCTATACTGCGGAGGCGCATATTGAATGATCGACTGATGCTTGCTGAAAGAGGATTTACAGACTCAGAAGGGCTCACCGGACGGCAATGGTTCAAGCATCTT GTTTATGGACCTCGTGGTGATCCCGAAAGCAAGATTTCGTTCTTTCCGGGAATAGCAGATGCAATATCTCCGAGAACGAAGGAAGAAAAGAGGGAGGCATTACTTAGGCATGAGATATGGAGAGTTGCAAGGGCCATTCAAAGAGCTGCGTATACTTTGAGAGGTGAATTaacttaa